The genomic segment GGAATTGGAATATGGATCTTACCTTAGCATCTTCGCTCACGATTCTTAGCATCTAATCTCAGATGCTTCTCGCTATTCCCTAATCCTCTCTCATCCTACGGCTCACATTTATCACCCTATATATTCCTTGCTTTTCATTCCACTTTCTTCattaagaaaaggaaagagaaagcACAAGAGAGAGTCTAAAAATTTGTCACAAACATGAatgcaaaattggaatttccgCTTGAAACTCTTGCTTTCAATTACTTGAGCTTCGGTTTCTTTACTGCCCTTATTACCGCTGTCGTTGGCTTCTGGAGGATTAAAGCATCTTCAACTTTTCCACGTGGAGACTTTTCCGGTGCCCCATCTTCATCCTCGCCGACGCCAACGTTGGTAACGTCCTCACTGCAGGTAACCTTAGAAATATAAGGTGGGCCTTTGATAATATCATAGGGCataaagaaaatggaagagtGAGATAAACATTAAGCTCAATCATATAATTCTTAAGATCTCTACTACTCCATCACATAGTGACGTAACAAGGGGTTTATATAGGTGTTAAAGAATAATTCTAGACATAAAACTACTATAGTAAACAGTTTCACACACATACAATGAACTTGCCGCATTGAAATCATCAAATACATGCACCAAAATTTCCTAATTTTCATATgaataacaccaaatatatgaACCTagacatttaaatatttaagtttACTATGTTCAACAGGTAAATGAGACTGTGTCAAATGAATCATTGTCAGCAGTTACTACTATGATATCGCCTTTGAGCAACGAGGAGGTAGGAACAAAAGGGAAACTAACAGTGTACTACAAGCAAGATGGCGGTGCAGAATGTGACGGCAATCAAGAAGGCATCGATCAGGAAGGAGAAGATAATGGCATTAAGTTGTGTGAAGAGTGGTTTGTGAATAATTGGGAGAAATTGTTGAAAATGAGAATTGGGGAAATGAAGTGGTATTGTTATCAGGACATGAAGATAATTGATGGCAGTGTAGTTAGGTTGTGGGACGGTTCTAGACCACGGCCGAGGGAAGTGGAAAAAACTGCTTTCTCGATTGGTGTAATTAGTGCTTGGTAGTTTAGCAATTGTAACTGGTAGTTAGGATATAATGCAATAACGGTTTTCACCGCTatggaatttaagaaagaaaaattgtaAATATTGTACGCTTTTTTCTATGTTTTGTAGTAATACCTTAATACCTAAGTCTTGACAATGAAAACACTGGATttttcgtcttttttttttgtccctcTTAATTACTCTTcctcttattttctttatttttgttggaaatattgtgtgcgTTTGTTTTCTAGATCTGTTAATGGTAGCACGCAGAACCGATTTCGTGTTAAAAAAGCAGCAAATTAGAGAGTCTTTGTTTTTGCTATCTTTTCAGGAGTTATGGTTGGTTGTTGCTAGCTGTAGCTTGTTGAATCCAAATTTGcaacttcttcattttcacgCGTTAAAACTTACAAGTATTTTCCTATTGAAAATCAACAATATTAAGTAGGCGTTTcgccatagaaaccaaatatttttttattttatttggaattttttgaaattggagttgaagatggagttgtgtttggttatagtttttgaaaaaaatatttagttgtttgaatacattgaaagtgaaaaaagtgaaaacaaggtttttattgttttccaaattcctttggaatttttgtggccaaacgttgatttccaaataaagtgaaataatttttccaggaaaaaatgaataattcttatggcaaAATGGGTCCTTAAGATTGAAGTACCTACAACTAGGGTGTTACCGCGAAATAGTACGTATCTGTCTGCTTGTATTTTCTAATATCTTTTGTGGCTATTcaaggtttaaaaaaaaattaaaaaaaaa from the Lycium ferocissimum isolate CSIRO_LF1 chromosome 11, AGI_CSIRO_Lferr_CH_V1, whole genome shotgun sequence genome contains:
- the LOC132038475 gene encoding uncharacterized protein LOC132038475, coding for MNAKLEFPLETLAFNYLSFGFFTALITAVVGFWRIKASSTFPRGDFSGAPSSSSPTPTLVTSSLQVNETVSNESLSAVTTMISPLSNEEVGTKGKLTVYYKQDGGAECDGNQEGIDQEGEDNGIKLCEEWFVNNWEKLLKMRIGEMKWYCYQDMKIIDGSVVRLWDGSRPRPREVEKTAFSIGVISAW